The following are encoded in a window of Periplaneta americana isolate PAMFEO1 chromosome 13, P.americana_PAMFEO1_priV1, whole genome shotgun sequence genomic DNA:
- the LOC138711598 gene encoding facilitated trehalose transporter Tret1-like — MAEEEKSKTVPRRLLIPQLIVACVCALGGINCGLSTGHSAVLIPRLHQNDSTIPIDDDIGSWIASIYSMGMPLGNIIGGSLTDRLGRRMTLRLSQLSYILGWILLATAQSHQMVIAARFILGIARGMIVDTVFILMDEHSDARLRGILSLHMSLTYVIGILIITGLGTVLEWRISTVVATFFSIAGFLATWVVPESPIWLVRNGKTHMASCVLEKAWGKNQKIQARQELETMITRCQKDGNVLFKMFLRPQVIKSFVISFILIMLQVFCGTHMFVFYSVDIISRARHGSQDLLDEYAVTNIAGFLRIAVLIVMAWVSIGVKRRTIILSTAIVSSICLLSLGSAIAMNATSKLMSERAQSWLLLSLIFVYIALSSIGIFTIPTILIGELLPSKIRGLACGVIYAINEVVLGSILKSYPLMWKTMGIHGMFWLFGSFCLLFALFVFLFVPETHNHTLIQIEEYFQGHNILWQMRPKVFRNRESLQQQLISPQNTPDKLERNNTVYLKLRERELSETGC; from the exons ATGGCTGAAGAGGAAAAATCCAAGACCGTGCCACGTCGGCTCTTAATTCCACAG TTGATCGTCGCATGTGTGTGTGCATTGGGTGGAATTAACTGCGGTCTGAGTACGGGCCACTCAGCGGTGCTAATACCCAGACTGCACCAGAATGATAGCACCATACCCATCGACGACGATATCGGCTCTTGGATAG CCAGTATTTATAGCATGGGTATGCCGTTGGGAAATATCATCGGAGGAAGCTTAACAGACCGATTAGGTCGCAGAATGACGTTACGTCTTTCACAACTATCCTACATCTTGGGCTGGATACTGTTGGCTACAGCTCAGTCGCACCAGATGGTCATAGCAGCAAGATTCATATTGGGCATAGCCAGGGGAATGATTGTAGACACCGTATTT ATACTTATGGATGAACACTCAGATGCACGCCTGCGTGGAATCCTGTCCCTGCATATGTCTCTAACCTACGTGATTGGCATCTTAATCATAACTGGGCTAGGCACAGTCTTGGAGTGGCGGATTTCTACAGTTGTAGCCACATTCTTCTCCATTGCCGGATTTCTCGCGACCTGGGTGGTGCCAGAGAGTCCCATATGGCTTGTCAGAAACGGAAAGACACACATGGCGAGTTGCGTGTTGGAAAAAGCATGGGGCAAGAACCAAAAGATTCAG GCACGACAAGAACTGGAAACCATGATAACTCGTTGCCAGAAAGATGGTAATGTCCTGTTCAAGATGTTTCTTCGACCTCAAGTCATAAAATCGTTCGTTATCTCCTTCATACTAATCATGCTACAAGTTTTCTGTGGTACTCATATGTTCGTATTCTACTCGGTTGACATCATTTCCCGAGCCCGGCATGGTAGTCAAGACCTTCTGGATGAGTACGCTGTCACCAATATTGCTGGCTTTCTTCGTATTGCTGTACTCATTGTAATGGCCTGGGTTTCCATTGGAGTTAAAAGACGTACTATCATACTAAGTACTGCCATTGTCAGTAGTATCTGTTTGTTGTCCTTAGGAAGTGCGATTGCAATGAACGCAACAAGCAAACTTATGTCAGAACGTGCACAGAGTTGGCTGTTACTGTCATTAATATTCGTGTACATTGCTTTGAGTTCTATTGGAATATTTACAATACCAACTATTCTCATTGGTGAGTTGCTGCCGTCCAAAATACGAGGCCTGGCTTGTGGAGTTATATATGCTATCAATGAAGTAGTTTTGGGAAGTATACTAAAGAGTTATCCCTTGATGTGGAAGACAATGGGAATTCACGGAATGTTCTGGTTATTTGGTTCCTTCTGCCTGTTATTTGCTCTCTTCGTGTTCCTCTTCGTACCAGAGACTCATAATCATACACTTATTCAAATAGAAGAATACTTCCAAGGACATAACATCCTATGGCAAATGAGACCGAAGGTATTCAGAAACCGAGAGTCACTTCAACAGCAGTTGATAAGTCCACAGAATACTCCAGACAAGTTAGAGAGAAACAACACCGTTTATTTGAAGCTGAGAGAAAGAGAGCTCTCAGAAACTGGATGTTGA